From Desulfurella sp.:
ATCCTTATGGTTAATGGTTTCTCCAATCTTATACCTTTTAAATTGAATTTTGTTTATAGCTATTTCCTTTAAAAAGCGAGATGGTATAAAATTATTTCGAAAATCAGACAAATAATAACTTAAATATAAAGTTTTCTTAGCCCTTGTAATACCTACATACATTATGCGTCTTTCTTCTTCTATAACTGAATCTTGGTATAAGCTAGGCAAAATACCTTCATTTAGCCCAACAATAAAAACATGATCAAATTCTAAACCTTTAGCTGCGTGGATTGTCATAAGACTTACATTTTGCAAAAATAAATTATTTTCTCCATCTATACTTTGAGAGTAATCATATAAGCTTGCATTTTCCATAAAAGATTCAATATCCATATTTTTTGCAAATTCAATAAGTTCATCAATATTTGATTGTCTTACATCTTGCCTGTAAAAGTTTTTATCTGAAAACACTTCATCAAATACAAACTTTAAACACTCGCTAATATTACCAAATTGAAGTTTTTTTTGCAAAATTTTTACAAATTCAATAAATCTAGCAACTTTTGCATATTTTTTTTGCGTGAGTGTGCTTGCTGCTATAAATAGGTTTGTATTTAAATCAATTGCTATCTTTTTAATGTCATCTATTGTTTTTAAGCCAATACCTCCAAAATTTCCAATGGAACGGATAAAAGAAACATCATCTTTCTCGTTATACGCAATTTTAATAAAACTTAATATGTCTTTTATTTCTTTTTTATCAAAAAATTTGTGAGCTCCGATTTTTTTATAAGCAATACCAAACTGCATAAAATATTCTTCAAAAAGTTTTGATAAATTGTTATTCCTATAAAGAACCGCTACACTTGAATTATCGTTTTGCTTTAAGATATTTTTTATTTGATTTGATACAAAGTAAGCTTCATCTCTATTTGTTGCAAATTCCTTTATAACAGGTTCTACTCCAGAAATATCGGAGTAAAGATTTTTTCCTATACGTGTTGTATTTTCAAGTAAAAGAGTAATATCTGAAAATTGACTTAAAATTGGTTTTATGGTTTGTGCAACTTTTTGCAAGCAATCTGGACCTTTACATGAGCCAGGATGTAAAACTAAATTATATACTCCAAGCTTATATGCGTTTTCAAACTCGGTTTCAAGTTCGTTGTATGTTTGAGATGTAGGATTTGCTGGGTTTATCAGGTAAGAGCAATGTATAAATGCATTTTCTGGGTTTATATTGTATAGGGACATATTTTGCTTAAAAGCATTTGCAGTTTCATCATCTATTAATTTTTGACTCCATCTGCGAGGGCTTTTTGTAAAAAATTGAAAACAATCTAGTTTATATGTTTTGCACAAAATAGGTAATTGAATTATTGAATGCTCAATTGATAAGTGTATGCCTAACTTCACAATACTTTATACAATGCGTTTTTAAAGTTTTCTGGTTCAAAAGTAGATAGAGCATTAAAAAATTCAACTTGAAAATTTCCAAGTAA
This genomic window contains:
- a CDS encoding 3'-5' exonuclease, coding for MKLGIHLSIEHSIIQLPILCKTYKLDCFQFFTKSPRRWSQKLIDDETANAFKQNMSLYNINPENAFIHCSYLINPANPTSQTYNELETEFENAYKLGVYNLVLHPGSCKGPDCLQKVAQTIKPILSQFSDITLLLENTTRIGKNLYSDISGVEPVIKEFATNRDEAYFVSNQIKNILKQNDNSSVAVLYRNNNLSKLFEEYFMQFGIAYKKIGAHKFFDKKEIKDILSFIKIAYNEKDDVSFIRSIGNFGGIGLKTIDDIKKIAIDLNTNLFIAASTLTQKKYAKVARFIEFVKILQKKLQFGNISECLKFVFDEVFSDKNFYRQDVRQSNIDELIEFAKNMDIESFMENASLYDYSQSIDGENNLFLQNVSLMTIHAAKGLEFDHVFIVGLNEGILPSLYQDSVIEEERRIMYVGITRAKKTLYLSYYLSDFRNNFIPSRFLKEIAINKIQFKRYKIGETINHKDFGKGIILNVKEKPLELKVNFFKYGLKILTENDIF